The Festucalex cinctus isolate MCC-2025b chromosome 16, RoL_Fcin_1.0, whole genome shotgun sequence sequence CTGTTAGGAAGGCCAACAGCCTCCAGCGTGGACGGAGAAGACAAATTATTTACATATTGGTGAGTCAAAACAAAGGCAAAGTTTCCTTTATGAAATATTGAAGAAAGCCTACGATGGCCTGGAAGTGCTGGCAAAACAAAGGTAAGATCTCCCACAGTAAAACGTGATTATTTTAAAGGGGCCTTTTTAGGCTCATTTTTGCATTTCTGTGGGCTCTTATAGTGTTTTGGCTTGGAAACAGCTCAAAGTCGGGGTTAAAAGATATATTTTAACCTGTGATTTTatacaaaaatcacaaaaaggtCAGGAATAACGCCATACATTGAAGATAATCACGCCCTCACCCACCTCAAACATACACACTCATACACTTGGATGCTTGAGCTATTGCTAAGTGACATGTAAAACAAATCGAGGATTTATTCCAAGCACTGGCAAGCTCACATCCTCTTGGGTGGCCATTCAAGGCCttgtaaacatttgttttttcctgGCATCATTTTAATGAGTAAATACTTGAATAATGTGAATACTATACAGaatgttaacataaaaatgtctttgatcgaattatttatttctaaaatgtatattaaaatacattataaatgattaaatactaCATATTTTTGGCCACAGTTTCAATGTGGTATCCAGAAGTAACAGTATCCTCTCAAGTCCTGTAGTTGCACTAGGAATAGTGTGCTAAATATACTGCCCGTGTGTATAAACAGAGACCCCTGCCCTAGAATACAAATGGTAGCGTCCCATCCGTATAATATCACGTCTTGTGTCAAGCAATAAtgcagacaaaaacatttttttaaattaccggTATTACCTGTTATGTCacagtggaaatgttattttttctcCTCCCCAGAATGCACATGGTAGAGTCCCATCTGTCTTAATAGTAAGGTTTTGTCTTTTACCATTATCCCGAAAGTATCATACTCGCTAATATATGAACCcttatttttccacatttaattCACGATGCAAAAGTTCATCAATTCTCAGAGAATGCAAATGATAACCTAGTCCGGCTGATTTCAACATTTAGTAAACCCCAGCTATTTGTGGGGAATAGGAACTTTTTCTGAACAGCAAAAAAATGAGAGTAATGGACGCCCCCGAAGACTCCAGAAGGTCCACTAACAGCCCAGGTAAATTTGGCTCCTccccaacatccatccatccatttccatccattttcttgaccgcttattcctcacaagggtcgcggggggtgctggcgcctatctcagctggcttttgggcagtaggcggggtactccCCAACATACAAATACCTTAAAATGATGTATCACTTGAACATGCTTCTTTGACACCGATTTTCTACTTCGTTATTAGTTCGGACTTTGACGCTATCTTCAGGGATCTTCAGTTGTagcaaaaagagcaaaaaaaaaaaaatgcagtgccTTGGCCATAGCGGGGCGGTATAATAcaatcatacagataaacaaaGATGAATTTCACAACTGAGGCACGACGTTGTGAAACCCATTTTTCTTTGTAGTCATGGAATGTTTTTCACAGAGGGTAAAATACTTTGGTATTATTGATTTGCATTAATTTAAGGGACAGATGTCACATTAAATATGACGGACATGTCCCAGGAAAAGGCAGAGGCACTCAAGGCATTTATGATGTCAATCTTCATATACAATTTAATttggtgcaattttgcatgtagTGGTTGAAAACAATGTGGACGGATGAGTCAATTTTGAGGGAGGCCTCTCATTGGTTCACATCTTAGAGTATCATGTGGCCTAGACAGGAGTTAATAATGTCTCGCCCCTTTTTTATACTCTTCCATGTCAGCTGCAATGGGGTAGGGGGGTTATAGCGCGCCCCACCGtctgcagcagcagcacccCGGGGTGCTCTCACTCCCTGAAGCTATGAAGACTGACCGAAGCCACACAATGACTCCTCCGCCACAGCCTCTGACCCTCCGGGAGGTGACGGATTTACTCCAAATTGTAGATTCTGATGGGAATTCGAGTGAATTTGACCATTTGAAGCAGGATCTTGAAGACATGGGTCAGCAAATGTCTGATTTGGGGATTGAAACAGACTCAGATGAGTGTGTggacgaggacgaggatgaTGTGACTTTGCTGACCGAGGATGAGTCTCATTACATCACCACACACGCCATCCGGCTCTCCGAGCTGTCCGACGACCACGACACCGACTCGGACACGGGCGccggctcctcctcctcgtccacgTGGGACATGGAGGATGGACAGCAGGTGTTCTCCTTTGTGGATTACGCCTCATTCAACTGCAATGGGGTGCTGATGTTGAAGAGGGCGGGAGACACGGCAATCAGCAGTCTGCATGAAAGCGATCCGTCCTTGCAGTTTGGCGCTAGTGACGAGGGTGGCGGACAGGTCCACCTGTCAGTCAACGCTACTTCCCGGGCTATAAATGACCCTATCCAAGAAAATACTGTTTATCATGCCAAAGACGCCAGAGATACGAGCCCTTCGACGGCGGGGGGAGTGGATGGGAGGAACATCGAGGGACTGCATGATAGGGCGAAGGGTGTCATTCCCGCACCGGGCGGCAAATTGCAAGCAAAGGAAAGCGCCGAGTATTCCAGTTGTGCTTCCAGCGAGCTGGATGACGCTGACAAAGAGGTGCGCAACCTAACGGCCAGAGCCTTCAAGAGCCTGTCTGATCCTTACTTGGATGCCATCAACTTCAGCACCTCCAGTGAGTCTTCCACATCCGAACACGGTATCAACAGATGGTCCACGTTTGTTGACCTGAAGTACTCCAATGTGAGCCAGAGTCTTGTTTCCCAGCCAACAGCTGAGCTGGAAAGGAGGAAAAATAGCAGTGATTTTGCCGAGCAGCTGAATGGGGATGGAGCTCCTCACAGTGCGTCATCTACAAAGAAAATAGAACTAATGAGAAAGTTTGGTCAGGGGCACAGCGGAGTAATAAGGCTCACAGAGACACTGAATTTTCGCTGCAACGTAAAATCGGGAATGTCTGCTGGAGAAAGGCTCGCTAGCGTCATTCCAAACCCCATGGGAGCGGGATCACGTTCCTCGGATGAGGTTACCGTTAACAGTTTGCAGGGCGGCAGGGGTAGAGGGTCCACTGCAAAGTCGAACAGCATGGAGAGCACCCACAAGAAAGCCACCTTCGCGTCCAGTGTGATTCAGAATGTGCTTTCCAAAAAGATGCAGTTTGAGCAGGAGCGCCGGATGGAAAGGGGGGAGGTGAGGGAGCCCAGCCACAAGGGTGACTGCCAAAGGGGCAAGGGTCTGCAAAGACAGAGCTCCAAACTCTCTGAGAGCAACTCCGACAGCGCGGAGGACTTTTCGGACATTATGGATTGCAGCTCGAGAAGGGACTCTCTGGTGAAAGACGCACAGTCAGAGGCGCCGGGTAAAGCGATGGATGCTAAAAGGGGTGCAATAGAAGCGTCCAAAGGGACTTTGCTTCGCAGCCAAAATAGCGCCTTCAGATGCTGGAGGAATGAGGAGCTAGGGTTTCCACTGGATCATAAAAACCATAAAATCCCCGAAGAGACGCCACCTCCAGAGGGGATGGGGGATCAGTACTCGACGAGTGGCGGCAAACTGactaaaatgtcacatttgtttGTGCCAAACATTCAACGTGTGGCCAGTGGTAGCGAGCAGGATAGGGACCTCCTGCTCGGATCTGACCACACTTTAAACATAGCAGACTCCAGGAGTGCCGCCAAGTCCAGATCCccagaaattaaaattaatctccAGAGCTGCAATGCGGCCAGATTGATCAGAACCGATGACTCCAAAGACCATGGGGTTCTGGCTGCAGCTTTGAAGGGTGAGTCCTGGGATAAAGTGCCACATTTTATGGTTCGAGACATTCGAGACGGTAAAGGAAAGCTGCAGACGCCCATACACCAAGTTAGAGATGTACGCAAACTGGTTAAAAGCTCCTATCACTTAGTTTCAGTAGATCATAAATCCAATTTTGCCACCAATAGCAGCCACCAAGATTGTCGACATCCTACATCTGTTTCCCCCATTGTGATAAAATGCCAGTCAGTGAATACGAACAGCAGCAAATGTGACTTATCTCAAGATAGATCATCTCCTGATGGCACCAGAAGTTCAGCAATGCAAAGAGTGGCACGGAACGTGGCCCCGGGGATCAAAGATAATCCCCCAGAAGAGATGGGTTTAAGAATTGAAAGCAGATTGGcttcaaataaagaaaaaatacccGAGGTTACTGATAAACAACAAATGCCAAATCAGGTTGCTTTGGAAAAGCTTCAGGCAGCAGTGAAAACAATGGAGCAGCTTTATGTGTTTGacaaaaatgaatggaaaaggaaaaatgaGCCACAGACCCTGATGGACAGCCATGTACTCTCCCTGATTGCAAGTGAGGAGAACAGTGAGGAAGAAGCACTAAGGGGCTCAGTCGTGGAGAAAACGTCAAGATGGGATTCATATCCCTGCTTGAACAGAACACCACCAGTCGTGGCAGCAGTGAGCTGGCTAAGGACTCCTGGCGACCCAGACGACCGCCCCAAAGCCAGGTTGTCGGCCACTTCTGTCAATTCCAGCCGCAAGGCATCCACAGGTATCACCATGGGTATCACCGCAAAGACTCCGCAGCCGAATAATGCCACATCTGTGTCTTACAACACCAAAACATTTGCCCCCAAGTCGCCAAAATTACCCATGCCCTTAAAAGTGTACCCATCAAAGACAAGCGGCGAGTCAAAAGAAATACAGTCCAGGGAGCAAAACTCTGATAATGAAAACTATCTAACCATTCCGGTCAAGTCTCATGCCAGTGGCAGTAAAGAGGGCTCTTCTGTGTTTACCAGCCAGTCCCACTCAACCACTCTTCCCTCGCCCATCGCTACATCAGGCACTAAGGGCCAGGAGGAGCAGTCCCTGACAAGTTCCAACACTGCTATGGCAACCAATTCATCAGATGCCACCCCCACGACCATTTATCACTCTATGCCCTTGAGTGTGTCTGCAAATCAACCACAGGTATACTGTTTCTCCCCTGCGATCACCCCCACACCTGTGCTCGACCCATTCCAAGCCACACAGAGGAAAATGCTCCTGGATCCCACCAGTGGAAGCTACTACCTAGTAGACACACCGGTCCAACCCTCCACACGCCGCCTCTTCGACCCCGAAACGGGTCACTATGTCGAGGTACCCATACCCCAACCTCCCATGACCCCCATTCCCATGCCAATTTCCCCTTTGGCCCTGGGTTCTGCCACATATGGACACACCTACATGATCTACCCCGGTTTCATGACGTCTCCCCCCATGATTTCGACCCGGACGCTGGTGCAGCCGCAGATGCTGATGGAGAGTGGTGAGAAGGGGCTGCCTCACCAATGTGAGGGCATGTACATGGAGACCCCCTTCTACATGGCCACTGGGAAGGCGGCATCAGGGAGCCCGAATGTGGTCAGCATCACCAGACCACAGCAAGGCATCCCCGGTGGCAAGCAGCCGGTCATCAGCATCACATCGCCGCAGGGGCCGCGGATTATTGCACCAACCTCATTTGATGGGACAACCATGAGCTTTGTGGTGGAGCACAGGTGAAAAAAGAGGTGAGTCATCTCACTATTTACATCCAGCAGAGACCACAAAAAGGAACTTATCCCGTTCTTGTATTTATAGTACACTTCTTAACAAACTGTTTTCCATTGTAAAACCTTGTCATGAATAGAAGTGAAAACCCCTTAACGAGTGTCCTTAATTTTATTTAGCagtaaagcagaaaagcacaatGGTAGCAGATTAGCATTGGTAGGAGGGGAAAATGTTAGTAGGCAGTTAGATAAGAAGGTAGAAACAGCGACAGAGCCGAGAGGACCCAAGGGCAGCCTCAGACTTGCTGAGACTCCTTTCAGCTGCTGCTGAATGTCAAGAAGCCGCTTAGGCAGGTGGCGGCAGATTCAGCAGGCTTTTTATAGGAGACGGCGAGAGTGACAAGTCAAATTCTCCCGGCTTCCGATCAACAccaattatataaacacaacatGCGCCGTGGTAGCTGCCCTTTCTCATCAGACCCACAAACCGAGGTGCCAGACTgtacaaatgttatttttccttAGGACAAACATGTATTGAGACATCTGTTAAGTAGGTTGGTAGTTATAGAGGTACAGTGTAGAAGTAgacaattatttatttggtaGGTTAGGTCGAAAATTTTGGTAAGACCAGGAAGATTGAAAGGTTAAGTATTCTATCTAGGTAGGTACATATTAGTAGGTTGGTATGTAAGCAGGGGTTTCGTTTCTATTTACACTAAGTAATTAGTTGATAGGTAGGTGATAGAAAGGTTTGTAAATAAGTATATTGATAGGTAGTTAAGAATATAGCGAGGTAGACTAGATATGTATGTATAGTAGGTAGGAAAGCATGTGTGCAAGTGGCCTGGTTAGTTGGTTGGTATGAGTAAGGTTTTAGTTGCAAGATAGGTAAATAGTGACATTCTCCAAGTGGCTTAGTAGGTAAGTATTTAGTTGGTAGGTAGGTATGTTGGTAAGTGTTTAGTTTGTTGTAGATAGGTGAGTTGGCAACAAGGGAGGTAATAGATGTTAGGTATGCAAATCAGCTGGTAGATTGGTAGGCAATATTGTATTTACTCGCTATCTTgtagtttggtttggtttggtttggttttatttgttCCGTTAATTAGGTGCATTATCTAATTTGGTCAGTACATGTAGTAATTAGTTGGTAGATAGTCAATACTGTACAGTAGATTTTAAGTTAATTATGTAAATTGGCCAGTATTATGCAAGTATTTACTTATAGGTATAGATGTTTGAAGTACGTAGGTTAGTGCCATTTTTATGTGCAAATACTGTTTAAAGCGCTTGACTTGTTTTCTCTTGTTTTCCAAGCAGGTTGGAAGATGTTGGTGGCCACCATGTAACTCTTCTGGACTGAACTGCTTTAGTTTGAATGTCTCCTCTCTGTTTAGGAATGAATGTATAGTTTAACGTATAGATGTTTTATATTACTAGTATTGTTATTTCCAGGGCAACGCCACATACAAACAAATTACTATAACATTTACTGTATGCTGCCTCATAATATGTAGTCTATATGGTGGGAAAGGAAATGTAAGTGGAAAGAGGAAAGTGGAGAGTTGCACATTGTGATTCTTATAGAAATGCGAGGAGGGTTGCTTGAGAGCAGTGAAGAAACAGTGAAAGGGACAATatgtgatggaaaaaaaaaatccacatttttgttttcttgcttCATATTTGCACGTCAGAAAATGATTTCCGTTCATAAATGGAGGAGTGTTTcaataaaacttttttcttCTCACACTTGCCTCTTTTCTTTTGGTtcaatgtatccatccatccattttcttgaccgcttattcctcacaagggttgcgggggctgctggcgcctatctcagctggctctgggcagtaggcgggggacaccctggactggttgccaaccaatcgcagggcacacagagacgaacaaccatccacactcacacgcacaccatgcaaactccacccaggaaggtccgagcctggactcgaaccggagacctcagaactgggaagcggacgtgctaaccactcgactaccgtgccgcctggcTCAATGTATAATTTCCTCAAATAACCGGCGGGTGATGTCCATTTATGCTTAATTTTATTAGGGGTAAGGGGAATTCCTTTTATCTGAACAAATAAAAATCTCTATTGGAATTTACTTGGCTAATAGTCTTTAATTGGGCTTATAGAATTCATTTCTTTTCATAAAGAATTTTTAATTCAGTATTTTTTGCTGGTCAACCTTGTTAGACAAGGTGTTTATGTAACAACACCAGTAAAATAACAATGCTAAATAAAATAGCAATATTTTATAACTAGTCAGGAATTCTTGCTTATTGgtgatatgacttttttttcccccaaaaaggtGTAGTTTGCTAATCGTACACTATAAAATCCCCACGGCCCCAATAAATGCTGATTTCAAATATCAgtctacattttttaaatttactcagCTATTATGGGGGAATTTGACGTTTTCCtcgtaaatatttaattatgtattatttGTTTGGAGTGGTCGATATAAAATGTCtaacaaaagaacatgagaatTTTCTATAATTGTACCTGCATACATTTTGGATTCAATTATATGTGAAAGTGCAATGGTTAATAAAggaaataatattttatgaGTAAAGTAAAATAGATAAGTCATGACAAAACaaggcaaactttttttttttttttttaattcatttatttatttatttatttatttatttattaaccaaAATAGTTATATgtgctgtgttggagaagggaaacgtcCAAAACCTGCACAactccggcccttgaggactgAGTTTGCCCCTGAGTTATACAAATGGTCGTAATAACAAGAATGTTTTAAACTTGTTTTACATGAA is a genomic window containing:
- the c16h4orf54 gene encoding uncharacterized protein C4orf54 homolog, with translation MKTDRSHTMTPPPQPLTLREVTDLLQIVDSDGNSSEFDHLKQDLEDMGQQMSDLGIETDSDECVDEDEDDVTLLTEDESHYITTHAIRLSELSDDHDTDSDTGAGSSSSSTWDMEDGQQVFSFVDYASFNCNGVLMLKRAGDTAISSLHESDPSLQFGASDEGGGQVHLSVNATSRAINDPIQENTVYHAKDARDTSPSTAGGVDGRNIEGLHDRAKGVIPAPGGKLQAKESAEYSSCASSELDDADKEVRNLTARAFKSLSDPYLDAINFSTSSESSTSEHGINRWSTFVDLKYSNVSQSLVSQPTAELERRKNSSDFAEQLNGDGAPHSASSTKKIELMRKFGQGHSGVIRLTETLNFRCNVKSGMSAGERLASVIPNPMGAGSRSSDEVTVNSLQGGRGRGSTAKSNSMESTHKKATFASSVIQNVLSKKMQFEQERRMERGEVREPSHKGDCQRGKGLQRQSSKLSESNSDSAEDFSDIMDCSSRRDSLVKDAQSEAPGKAMDAKRGAIEASKGTLLRSQNSAFRCWRNEELGFPLDHKNHKIPEETPPPEGMGDQYSTSGGKLTKMSHLFVPNIQRVASGSEQDRDLLLGSDHTLNIADSRSAAKSRSPEIKINLQSCNAARLIRTDDSKDHGVLAAALKGESWDKVPHFMVRDIRDGKGKLQTPIHQVRDVRKLVKSSYHLVSVDHKSNFATNSSHQDCRHPTSVSPIVIKCQSVNTNSSKCDLSQDRSSPDGTRSSAMQRVARNVAPGIKDNPPEEMGLRIESRLASNKEKIPEVTDKQQMPNQVALEKLQAAVKTMEQLYVFDKNEWKRKNEPQTLMDSHVLSLIASEENSEEEALRGSVVEKTSRWDSYPCLNRTPPVVAAVSWLRTPGDPDDRPKARLSATSVNSSRKASTGITMGITAKTPQPNNATSVSYNTKTFAPKSPKLPMPLKVYPSKTSGESKEIQSREQNSDNENYLTIPVKSHASGSKEGSSVFTSQSHSTTLPSPIATSGTKGQEEQSLTSSNTAMATNSSDATPTTIYHSMPLSVSANQPQVYCFSPAITPTPVLDPFQATQRKMLLDPTSGSYYLVDTPVQPSTRRLFDPETGHYVEVPIPQPPMTPIPMPISPLALGSATYGHTYMIYPGFMTSPPMISTRTLVQPQMLMESGEKGLPHQCEGMYMETPFYMATGKAASGSPNVVSITRPQQGIPGGKQPVISITSPQGPRIIAPTSFDGTTMSFVVEHR